One genomic segment of Helianthus annuus cultivar XRQ/B chromosome 14, HanXRQr2.0-SUNRISE, whole genome shotgun sequence includes these proteins:
- the LOC110918658 gene encoding ammonium transporter 1 member 2 has protein sequence MASFPTCSADELTPLLGLAANATAAADYICTRFTATSDKFTNTTYAIDNTYLLFSAYLVFAMQLGFAMLCAGSVRAKNTMNIMLTNVLDAAAGGISYYIFGFAFAFGGPSNGFIGKHYFGLKSIPSSSYDYSFFLYQWAFAIAAAGITSGSIAERTQFVAYLIYSSFLTGFVYPIVSHWVWSSDGWASASRTSGSLLFDSGAIDFAGSGVVHMVGGIAGLWGALIEGPRIGRFDRTGRSVALRGHSASLVVLGTFLLWFGWYGFNPGSFLTISKSYNTSDAFYGQWSAVGRTAVTTTLAGCTAALTTLFSKRLLVGHWNVTDVCNGLLGGFAAITSGCAVVEPWAAIVCGFVASWVLIGCNKLAEKLKFDDPLEAAQLHGGCGAWGLLFTGLFAKKRYVHEVYATGRPYGLFMGGGGKLLAAQIIQILVIFGWVSATMGPLFYILKKLKLLRVSKEDELQGMDMTRHGGFAYIYQDEDSSSHPPPGFTMRKIEPSSATPSPIV, from the exons ATGGCATCCTTCCCTACTTGCTCCGCCGATGAGCTAACCCCTCTCCTCGGCCTCGCGGCCAACGCCACCGCCGCAGCCGACTACATATGCACCCGCTTCACCGCCACCTCAGACAAATTCACCAACACAACATACGCCATAGACAACACCTACCTCCTCTTCTCGGCCTACCTCGTGTTCGCCATGCAACTCGGGTTCGCCATGCTTTGCGCTGGGTCGGTCCGAGCCAAAAACACGATGAACATCATGCTCACCAACGTGTTGGACGCTGCGGCTGGAGGTATTTCGTACTACATATTCGGGTTTGCTTTCGCCTTTGGTGGACCGTCCAACGGATTTATCGGGAAACATTACTTCGGGTTGAAATCGATCCCTTCGTCGAGTTACGACTATAGTTTCTTCCTGTACCAGTGGGCATTTGCTATAGCAGCTGCTGGGATCACCAGTGGTTCCATTGCTGAGAGAACTCAGTTTGTGGCTTACCTTATTTACTCTTCCTTCTTGACAG GTTTTGTGTATCCTATAGTGTCACACTGGGTGTGGTCCAGTGATGGTTGGGCCAGTGCCTCAAGAACAAGCGGTAGCCtcctatttgattcaggagccatCGATTTCGCTGGATCGGGTGTGGTCCACATGGTGGGTGGGATCGCCGGTCTATGGGGTGCGCTAATCGAAGGTCCAAGAATCGGACGGTTCGATCGCACTGGGCGATCCGTGGCCTTACGAGGCCATAGTGCGTCCCTTGTGGTTTTGGGTACATTCCTTCTATGGTTCGGTTGGTATGGTTTCAACCCCGGTTCATTTCTAACAATCTCAAAATCCTACAACACTTCAGACGCTTTTTATGGCCAATGGAGTGCGGTTGGAAGAACCGCGGTCACCACCACACTAGCCGGATGCACTGCCGCGCTAACCACATTGTTTAGCAAGCGACTACTAGTCGGTCACTGGAATGTGACCGACGTTTGTAATGGCTTGCTAGGTGGTTTTGCCGCCATTACATCTGGTTGCGCAGTGGTGGAGCCATGGGCCGCAATTGTTTGTGGCTTTGTTGCATCCTGGGTTCTAATAGGATGTAACAAACTCGCGGAAAAGTTGAAGTTTGACGACCCACTAGAGGCCGCGCAGTTACACGGAGGGTGTGGGGCATGGGGCCTATTGTTTACCGGTTTGTTTGCTAAGAAACGCTATGTTCACGAGGTGTACGCAACCGGGCGGCCTTACGGGCTGTTCATGGGCGGTGGCGGAAAGTTGCTAGCAGCTCAGATCATCCAAATACTAGTGATCTTTGGATGGGTGAGTGCCACCATGGGTCCACTTTTCTACATTTTGAAGAAACTCAAGTTGTTGCGGGTGTCGAAAGAAGATGAACTACAAGGAATGGATATGACCCGACATGGCGGGTTCGCGTATATATATCAAGACGAAGATAGTAGTTCGCACCCGCCACCCGGGTTTACAATGAGAAAGATTGAACCATCAAGTGCAACTCCATCACCAATTGTGTAG